AAAATTTGATGGACATGCTAACTGTTATATTGAAACGGGTTACGGAAAAGGAGCGTTAATTGATTTTAATTACGATACCGAGCCACTACCTGGAACTTTTCCTTTACCCGGAATTGGTCCATTTGGTTTATTGAAAAATACGAAAATAAATCATTACGGTAAAATTATGTTCCGTTGGATGTATTGGCACATCTTGCTTAAAGGTAAAGAAATGCCGATAGAAGCGGATATGACAATGGCCGGAAAAAAGCGTGTTTAATTTAAATCAATTCGAAAAATGGATAATTCAATACAAATACAAATAAATGAGCTCCACCAAAAGATGGATGTGCTGTTGGACTATGTAAATAAACAGCGCCTAAATTCTGAAGTGGTGGAAGATTTGATAGCCGATGTGTCCATCATTGGAAAGGATGTGTACGACTCAACAGTTGAAGAGTTGGAAAATCGTGCAATAGAGATTCAGCCAGCAGAATTAACAGAATTAGGAATTAGCTTTCTGCGAAACATTCAAAATTTCAATATGATGATTGGAACTTTTGAATCGATGGTGGATTTAAGCAAAGAAGTTGGTCCTATTGCCAATGAAATGATTATCGACTTTCAGAAGAAGCTGGGTGAATTTGAAGAGAAAGGATATTTCACTTTCCTAGAGAAAATAACAGCCTTACTTGATAAAACAATTTCTTCTGTAGATCCTAAGTTCTTGGATGAGTTAACGGAAAATATTCCCGCTTTACTCAATTTAGTAAGTAAGATAAATTGGCCTGTCGTAATTCAAATGGGCGATAAATTGGCGAGCAGTATGGAGCAAGTAGATTTTAACAATCCACCTCAGTACTCACTTTTTAAAACGGCTCGAGAAATGAATTCTCCTGAGATGAAAAGGACAATGGGACTAATGATAAGTGTGGCGAAAGGTTTGGGAGTGAAGAGGTGAAAGAGCGGTGATAATCATCACTTTATAACCTTGTCACTCTATCACATCAATAAGAATATTAACTATTAAAAATTATAAAAATGTCAGAAAAAACAATAGCAGGAAAAACCATTAATCTAACCGATGAAGGATATTTAGAAGATTCTTCACAATGGAGTAAAGAAGTAGCAACAGAATTGGCTAAAGAAGAAGGCATTGAGCTAACTGAAAAACATTTCGAAGTACTGGAGTTTTTACGCAAAGAAGATGCTGCTGGGGCAGCATTGAGTATTCGTAAAGTTGGAAAATCAGGTATTGTTGATATCAAGCAATTGTATCAATTATTTCCAGGTGGACCATTAAAATTATCTTCAAAATTTGCCGGAATAGGCAAACCAACGAGT
This Bacteroidales bacterium DNA region includes the following protein-coding sequences:
- a CDS encoding TusE/DsrC/DsvC family sulfur relay protein — its product is MSEKTIAGKTINLTDEGYLEDSSQWSKEVATELAKEEGIELTEKHFEVLEFLRKEDAAGAALSIRKVGKSGIVDIKQLYQLFPGGPLKLSSKFAGIGKPTSCV
- a CDS encoding DUF1641 domain-containing protein, whose translation is MDNSIQIQINELHQKMDVLLDYVNKQRLNSEVVEDLIADVSIIGKDVYDSTVEELENRAIEIQPAELTELGISFLRNIQNFNMMIGTFESMVDLSKEVGPIANEMIIDFQKKLGEFEEKGYFTFLEKITALLDKTISSVDPKFLDELTENIPALLNLVSKINWPVVIQMGDKLASSMEQVDFNNPPQYSLFKTAREMNSPEMKRTMGLMISVAKGLGVKR